AACGAGGCACCCGTCGACTACGCCCCGCAGCCCGGTGTGGCCGACCTCGAGCGCTTGTCCGGGGCGTCGCCCGCCGGTCCACGGGTGCAGGTCAGCGTCGACGGTGACGTGACCTCCCTCCCGGCGGCGATCGACGCGGCTGTGTTCCGGATCGCCCAGGAGGCGGTCACCAACGCCCGGCGGCACGCCCGCAACGCCACGGTGATCGACGTGTGCGTCGACGTCGACGAGTCCACGGTCACGCTCGTCGTCCGCGACGACGGCGACCCGGCGGCCGCCGACCCCGCGCACGAGGCGGGGTTCGGGCTCACCGGGATGGTGGAGCGTGCGCTGCTCCTCGGCGGCGCGTGCCGGGCAGGTCCCGGTGCCGGTCGCGGCTGGGCCGTCAGCGCCACCCTGCCGCTGGAGGTGCCGGCGTGAGCATCCGGGTGCTGGTCGCCGACGACCAGGACCTCGTGCGGACCGGACTGAGGCTGATCCTCGGCACCCTGGACGGCATCGAGGTCGTGGGGGAGGCGCGCGACGGTCAAGAGGCGGTGCGGCTGGCCCGCGAGCTCCGTCCCGACGTGTGCCTGATGGACATCCGGATGCCCGTCCTCGACGGGGTCGAGGCGACCCGCCTGCTGGCCGGGCCGGGCGTCTCGGACCCGATCGCGGTCGTCGTCATCACCACCTTCGACCTCGACGAGTACGTCCACGGCGCCCTGGCGGCCGGCGCCTCCGGCTTCCTGCTGAAGGACGCCGGACCGGAGCTCCTCGGCGAGGCGGTCCGGGCGGCCACCCGGGGCGACTCG
This genomic stretch from Nocardioides renjunii harbors:
- a CDS encoding response regulator transcription factor; this translates as MSIRVLVADDQDLVRTGLRLILGTLDGIEVVGEARDGQEAVRLARELRPDVCLMDIRMPVLDGVEATRLLAGPGVSDPIAVVVITTFDLDEYVHGALAAGASGFLLKDAGPELLGEAVRAATRGDSLISPSITRRLLSTFAGTGRAARPAQPLDPLTEREEQVLLTIARGRTNAEIATELHISLSTVKTHIGALMAKLGARNRVEVAMWAYETGRVRE